One window of the Runella slithyformis DSM 19594 genome contains the following:
- a CDS encoding ATP-binding protein → MEVNPQKKPEFLSGGGEMGERMRTFDWSKTPLGEPEQWEQSLKTCVRIMLTSSQPIWIGWGSELIKLYNDPYKAIVGGKHPEALGQPAAVVWREIWKDIEPMLRRVMEKNEGTYVERQLLIMERNGYPEETYYTFSYTPVPGDKGGTAGMLCANTDDTSLVLSERQLAALTDLGKHLLNAANDAEVYQKAMEVFEQHRKDFPFAAFYGVSDEGNLLIRRERIPDSLPEAFVGIRINPALQQEVLHEWKEVLQTGKAVVVENLRDRYGALPAGPWQDSPGKALILPISQAHLKVPLALLLIGINPYRQLDAKYQRFFQLIADQIATAITNVRALDEERKRAAELEELDKTKTAFFSNISHEFRTPLTLMLGPLEELMAAKDGHLNDDERHRIETTHRNALRLLKLVNTLLDFSRLASGRQKAVYTPVDLPVYTKNVASNFQSIIEKAGLELHIATETFPEPVYVDRTMWEKIVFNLLSNAFKYTLKGSISLSLSLREKQAVLEVLDTGVGIPAKEIPHMFERFHRVQNTAGRTYEGTGIGLSLVKELVSLHGGTISVQSTEGEGSLFRVSIPVEKKHLPVGQIIDNAAYNEDILSDIYVKEVSVLLEDNPAENHSSGVLLPGTAKKQPTVLVVDDNADMRDHIQTLLRKTYHVITAKNGREALDLLPSVNPALILSDIMMPVMDGIQLLKEIKDNPQTAQLPVILLTARAGEESKIEGYETGADDYLVKPFSSKELLARISSQLKIASTRKHIEQQLKNLFSQAPTGIYVLRGPQFVVEIANARVLAIWGKKASEIVGKPIFEAIPEAAGQGFEQMMEDVYHNGTPCLVNEIPLVLLRRGKIETVYLKFVFEPLREETGVVTGIIGIADEITDLVKARKKIEESEQRFRNLAETLPQLVWVTDEKGNQMYVSSRWKEYTGIEPNNEETWRVIVHPDDLDSTGKAWMNSLTTGKRYKQEVRLKSKTGQYRWHAVNSEPVVENDGRIVKWVGAFTDIHTEKSFAQELESRVESRTRELGEANEALEQKNRELEQMNAELQSFAYVSSHDLQEPLRKIQTFSSRILEIEKNLSETGKNYFSRMQNAAYRMQVLIDDLLAFSRISSTERKFEHLSLSLIIDEVKTEFHEVIQEKNAIIEYNEVCEAHISPFQFRQLMQNLIGNSLKFTMPERPPHIIIKSEIVEGHLLEHDKLAPNKKYCCITVSDNGIGFEQRFSNRIFEVFQRLHGRDKYEGTGIGLAIVKKIVENHNGVISATGVLNEGATFTIYIPHVEVAGRGSTVSEGR, encoded by the coding sequence ATGGAAGTCAACCCCCAAAAAAAACCTGAATTTCTTTCCGGAGGCGGTGAAATGGGTGAGAGAATGCGCACGTTCGATTGGTCCAAAACACCGCTGGGTGAGCCCGAGCAGTGGGAGCAAAGTCTGAAAACCTGCGTTAGGATTATGCTTACCTCCAGTCAGCCGATTTGGATCGGGTGGGGAAGTGAACTCATAAAGCTCTATAATGACCCTTACAAAGCCATAGTAGGCGGCAAGCACCCGGAAGCATTGGGACAACCCGCCGCAGTCGTATGGCGCGAAATATGGAAGGATATTGAGCCAATGCTCCGGCGCGTGATGGAGAAAAATGAAGGAACGTATGTAGAGCGGCAATTGCTCATTATGGAGCGTAACGGCTATCCCGAAGAGACGTATTATACCTTTTCGTATACACCGGTACCCGGAGATAAAGGAGGAACTGCAGGAATGCTTTGCGCCAATACCGACGATACGTCGCTGGTACTTTCTGAGCGGCAGCTTGCGGCGCTGACCGATCTGGGGAAACACCTTTTGAACGCTGCCAACGATGCCGAAGTGTACCAAAAAGCCATGGAAGTCTTTGAGCAGCACCGGAAAGATTTTCCGTTTGCCGCCTTTTATGGAGTCAGTGATGAGGGAAATTTGTTGATTCGTCGGGAGAGAATACCCGATTCGCTGCCCGAAGCCTTTGTCGGTATACGCATAAACCCCGCGTTGCAGCAGGAGGTGCTTCACGAATGGAAAGAGGTACTTCAGACGGGCAAGGCCGTTGTAGTGGAAAATCTCCGAGACAGATATGGCGCTTTGCCGGCAGGACCCTGGCAGGATTCCCCCGGCAAAGCGCTCATTTTGCCCATCTCACAGGCCCACCTTAAAGTTCCGTTGGCTCTTTTGCTGATCGGCATCAATCCGTACCGACAGCTGGATGCTAAGTACCAACGTTTTTTTCAACTCATTGCTGATCAGATTGCTACTGCCATAACCAACGTAAGGGCGCTGGACGAAGAGCGTAAACGGGCCGCTGAGCTGGAAGAGCTTGATAAAACGAAAACAGCCTTTTTTTCCAACATCAGCCATGAGTTTCGTACGCCGCTCACCCTGATGCTGGGGCCGCTGGAAGAACTGATGGCAGCTAAAGACGGGCATTTGAACGACGACGAGCGCCACCGCATTGAAACGACGCACCGCAACGCTCTGCGCTTGCTCAAACTGGTCAATACCCTGCTGGATTTCAGTCGCTTGGCAAGTGGGCGGCAAAAGGCTGTCTATACGCCGGTTGACCTGCCCGTGTACACAAAGAATGTTGCCTCGAATTTTCAATCGATCATTGAGAAAGCGGGGTTGGAGCTGCATATAGCCACCGAGACCTTCCCTGAGCCAGTATACGTGGACCGTACAATGTGGGAAAAGATCGTGTTCAACCTTTTGTCCAATGCGTTTAAATATACCCTGAAAGGAAGTATTTCTCTCTCTCTCTCTCTGCGGGAAAAGCAGGCAGTGCTTGAAGTGCTGGATACCGGCGTCGGGATTCCGGCCAAAGAGATCCCGCACATGTTTGAACGTTTTCATCGGGTACAAAACACCGCCGGCCGAACCTACGAAGGGACCGGTATTGGTCTATCGCTGGTGAAAGAATTGGTCAGCCTGCACGGAGGAACCATCAGCGTACAAAGTACAGAAGGAGAAGGAAGCCTCTTTAGGGTAAGTATTCCCGTCGAAAAAAAACACCTGCCGGTAGGGCAGATTATTGATAATGCCGCCTATAATGAGGATATTCTGTCGGATATCTACGTAAAGGAAGTGTCGGTATTGCTCGAAGATAACCCCGCCGAAAACCACAGCAGCGGCGTACTTCTGCCGGGTACTGCCAAAAAACAGCCAACAGTATTGGTGGTTGACGATAATGCCGATATGCGGGACCATATTCAGACCCTGCTCCGGAAAACATACCATGTTATTACGGCCAAAAATGGTCGGGAAGCTCTTGATTTACTGCCATCGGTAAATCCCGCCCTGATTCTTTCCGACATTATGATGCCGGTCATGGACGGAATTCAGTTGTTAAAGGAAATAAAAGACAATCCGCAAACGGCTCAACTCCCCGTGATACTGCTCACAGCCCGGGCCGGAGAAGAATCAAAGATCGAAGGCTACGAGACCGGAGCAGACGATTACCTGGTAAAGCCATTTTCTTCTAAAGAATTATTGGCCAGGATCAGCTCACAGTTAAAGATCGCGTCTACCCGTAAGCACATTGAGCAGCAGTTGAAAAACCTGTTTTCGCAGGCTCCCACCGGTATCTATGTATTGCGGGGACCTCAGTTTGTGGTGGAGATAGCCAACGCCAGAGTGCTGGCTATATGGGGGAAAAAGGCGTCGGAAATCGTTGGTAAGCCCATCTTTGAAGCCATTCCCGAAGCGGCCGGGCAGGGATTTGAACAAATGATGGAGGATGTCTACCACAACGGAACACCCTGTTTGGTCAATGAGATCCCGCTCGTACTGTTGCGCCGGGGGAAAATAGAGACCGTCTATCTGAAGTTTGTGTTTGAGCCGCTCAGAGAGGAAACCGGAGTCGTTACGGGTATCATCGGTATCGCTGATGAGATCACGGATCTGGTCAAAGCACGCAAAAAAATCGAAGAAAGCGAACAGCGCTTCCGCAACCTGGCCGAAACCCTGCCACAGTTGGTATGGGTAACCGACGAAAAAGGTAATCAAATGTACGTTTCTTCCCGATGGAAGGAATATACCGGCATTGAGCCCAACAATGAAGAGACCTGGCGGGTCATTGTCCACCCGGATGATCTTGACAGTACGGGTAAAGCGTGGATGAACAGCCTTACTACGGGCAAAAGATATAAACAGGAGGTGCGGCTTAAAAGCAAAACGGGTCAGTACCGATGGCATGCCGTAAACAGTGAGCCTGTAGTAGAGAATGACGGCCGTATTGTTAAATGGGTAGGTGCGTTTACAGATATTCATACCGAAAAAAGTTTTGCGCAGGAGTTGGAAAGCCGGGTCGAAAGCCGAACCCGTGAACTCGGAGAGGCCAACGAAGCTCTTGAACAAAAAAATCGTGAACTTGAACAAATGAATGCAGAGCTCCAATCCTTTGCCTACGTATCAAGTCATGATTTGCAGGAGCCATTGCGTAAAATCCAAACCTTTTCTTCCCGTATTCTGGAAATAGAAAAGAATCTGTCTGAAACCGGGAAAAATTATTTCAGTCGTATGCAGAATGCGGCCTATCGCATGCAGGTGCTGATAGATGATCTGCTGGCTTTTTCGCGCATCAGCAGCACCGAACGAAAATTTGAACATTTGTCGCTGAGCTTGATCATTGACGAAGTGAAAACCGAATTTCACGAAGTCATTCAGGAAAAGAATGCCATTATTGAGTACAACGAAGTTTGTGAAGCGCACATCAGTCCGTTTCAGTTTCGGCAACTCATGCAAAACCTTATTGGCAACTCCCTCAAATTTACCATGCCCGAACGTCCTCCGCATATCATTATCAAAAGCGAGATTGTGGAGGGGCATTTGCTTGAGCACGACAAACTTGCACCGAACAAAAAATATTGCTGTATTACCGTCAGCGATAATGGTATCGGCTTTGAGCAGCGTTTCAGTAATCGCATCTTTGAAGTGTTTCAGCGGCTGCATGGCCGGGATAAGTACGAAGGAACCGGCATCGGGTTGGCCATTGTGAAAAAAATTGTGGAAAATCATAACGGCGTCATTTCGGCAACCGGTGTGCTCAATGAAGGTGCCACCTTTACCATTTATATTCCTCATGTCGAGGTGGCGGGGAGAGGCAGCACGGTTTCGGAGGGGCGCTGA
- a CDS encoding response regulator, translating into MSQKRVLIAEDSSVIQNLARKILEFQNYEITAVKNGEQVMQIVDKEDFDIVLLDINMPIMDGMECVKAIRALGDKKKSNLPVVAITGNAKNYSEEEFKAAGFNDVLVKPLNFDRLVEIVNELTEE; encoded by the coding sequence ATGTCGCAAAAGCGCGTTCTTATTGCCGAAGACAGTTCCGTAATCCAAAACCTGGCCCGTAAGATTTTGGAATTTCAAAATTATGAAATCACCGCCGTCAAAAATGGTGAGCAGGTAATGCAAATTGTAGACAAAGAAGATTTTGACATCGTTTTGCTCGACATCAACATGCCCATCATGGACGGTATGGAATGCGTAAAGGCCATCCGGGCGCTCGGCGATAAGAAAAAATCAAACCTGCCGGTCGTGGCGATCACGGGCAATGCCAAAAACTACTCGGAAGAGGAGTTTAAAGCCGCCGGCTTCAATGATGTGCTCGTTAAGCCACTCAACTTCGATCGCCTCGTTGAGATTGTAAATGAATTAACGGAAGAGTAA
- a CDS encoding DUF4397 domain-containing protein, giving the protein MKFSYKTIFSVTVAVLTTIAMVSCKDTEYPTPVPATAASTLTSRVLFVNAAPGTTLNFFTNNLPAGTNVALGANTAYNTVTVGPLQLRAKAASGTIGGILGSNDILFRAGATNQNNFTAASGINYTFFVTDTLNRARSTAIGATDPGGPRFLNVTDNLATPAAGNAHIRFFHLAPNAPAVWVNVLRTGVTAPVASFANRAYRAVSTGTGATAVNFANFSPLTAGTYTVEVRTGSATGPVALTVPNVTLADGKIYTLYARGLAGGTGANALGAGVVLHN; this is encoded by the coding sequence ATGAAATTTTCATATAAAACTATTTTTTCGGTAACTGTCGCCGTATTGACGACGATAGCGATGGTCAGTTGCAAGGATACAGAATACCCAACCCCGGTACCTGCTACCGCTGCTTCAACCCTTACATCACGGGTGCTGTTTGTCAATGCCGCGCCGGGTACAACGCTTAATTTTTTCACAAATAACCTGCCTGCAGGTACAAACGTAGCACTCGGGGCCAATACGGCCTACAATACTGTTACCGTAGGCCCATTACAGTTGCGTGCCAAAGCAGCTTCGGGTACCATTGGCGGAATTTTAGGTTCAAATGACATCCTGTTCAGAGCAGGAGCAACCAACCAAAACAATTTCACAGCTGCCTCGGGAATCAACTATACCTTTTTTGTAACCGATACGCTTAACCGCGCCCGTTCTACGGCGATTGGAGCTACCGATCCCGGTGGTCCCCGTTTTTTAAACGTTACTGACAACTTGGCGACGCCCGCAGCGGGAAATGCCCACATACGATTCTTTCATTTGGCCCCTAATGCGCCCGCAGTATGGGTGAACGTACTTCGTACAGGCGTTACGGCCCCTGTTGCTTCTTTTGCCAACCGTGCCTACCGTGCTGTTTCGACGGGCACAGGTGCTACCGCTGTCAACTTCGCTAACTTCTCTCCACTTACTGCCGGTACGTATACTGTTGAAGTCCGTACGGGGAGTGCCACCGGGCCGGTGGCATTGACCGTGCCAAACGTAACATTGGCTGATGGAAAAATCTATACACTTTATGCACGCGGCTTAGCAGGAGGCACCGGGGCAAATGCCCTTGGGGCAGGGGTAGTTTTGCACAATTAA
- a CDS encoding PAS domain-containing sensor histidine kinase, which translates to MIPENALTIEGLSAIKSLYNNAPCGYHSLNAEGIFTMINDTELKWLGYTRSEVVGKMAFWDMLPPESLKKYHDNFPLFKEKGTIRELEFDLICRDGTLFPASISSLAVYDAEGNYLVSRSAVFDLRKRKELEALLQQQNEGLKAANEALYALNQEKNRFLGIASHDLQNPLTKLYLLADKLEFTGKNLTPLQLKCVHSIRETVEQMTNLVRNLLNFNLIEQGIPIPSYEIINLPLFLPTLLYRFQHLADRKRIALKFECEYTAVLVKTVPSYLTDIIENLLSNALKFSPPDSVVFLRVHSQEAWAEVSIIDVGLGIKPEEMPLLFGKFCKLSTRPTAGENSTGLGLSIVKELITKIEADITCTSDYGHGATFTVKLPKA; encoded by the coding sequence ATGATTCCGGAAAATGCACTCACTATAGAAGGCCTTTCTGCCATAAAATCACTTTACAATAATGCCCCCTGCGGTTATCATTCGTTGAATGCAGAAGGCATTTTTACCATGATCAATGATACTGAGCTAAAATGGCTGGGCTATACACGCAGTGAAGTCGTTGGAAAAATGGCATTTTGGGATATGTTACCTCCGGAAAGTCTGAAAAAATACCATGACAATTTTCCTTTGTTCAAAGAAAAAGGTACAATCAGAGAACTAGAATTCGACCTGATCTGCCGTGACGGAACTTTATTTCCCGCCTCTATCAGTTCATTGGCTGTATATGATGCAGAAGGAAATTATCTGGTCTCACGCAGTGCCGTTTTTGACCTGCGCAAGCGGAAAGAATTGGAAGCATTACTCCAACAACAGAACGAAGGACTAAAGGCTGCCAATGAGGCCCTGTATGCACTCAATCAGGAAAAGAATCGGTTTTTAGGCATTGCCTCCCATGATTTGCAAAACCCTTTGACCAAACTTTACTTACTGGCCGATAAACTTGAATTTACCGGGAAGAATCTAACTCCATTACAACTTAAATGTGTTCACAGTATTCGGGAAACTGTTGAACAAATGACCAACCTGGTCCGTAATCTCTTGAATTTTAACCTTATTGAGCAGGGAATCCCTATTCCTTCGTATGAAATCATCAATTTGCCGCTTTTTTTACCTACGCTGCTGTATCGCTTTCAACACTTGGCCGACCGCAAACGGATCGCGCTGAAATTTGAGTGTGAATACACCGCTGTGCTGGTAAAAACAGTGCCGTCTTATTTGACCGATATTATTGAAAACCTGCTCTCCAATGCCCTGAAATTTTCACCGCCTGACAGTGTTGTCTTCTTACGGGTACATTCTCAGGAAGCATGGGCAGAGGTCTCAATCATTGACGTTGGTCTGGGCATTAAACCCGAAGAAATGCCGCTTTTGTTCGGTAAGTTTTGCAAACTCAGTACCCGCCCTACTGCCGGAGAAAATTCAACCGGATTGGGACTTTCGATCGTAAAAGAATTGATTACCAAAATTGAAGCTGATATTACGTGTACAAGTGACTATGGCCATGGAGCCACATTTACCGTAAAACTCCCCAAAGCCTGA
- a CDS encoding MBL fold metallo-hydrolase, with amino-acid sequence MIVTLLGTGTSSGVPLIGCSCEVCRSLDYRDKRLRVSIHLEVGRHHFVIDTGPDFRQQMLREGITQLDAVLFTHQHKDHTAGLDDVRAFNFLQQRDMPVYGRAEVLDQIHREFEYVFAEHRYPGIPRLQLHEITAAPFEIKGVTFIPIDVLHHRLPVFGFRVDNFAYVTDVNHISEAEQAKLKGLDVLVLGALQRDRHISHYSLDQALDMAERLSPKMTYFTHISHKMGCHGAVDKELPSGVRLAYDGLKIKL; translated from the coding sequence ATGATTGTCACCCTCTTAGGTACCGGAACTTCATCGGGCGTGCCGCTGATCGGCTGTAGCTGTGAGGTATGTCGCTCGCTGGACTACCGTGACAAGCGACTGCGGGTGTCGATTCATTTGGAGGTCGGCAGGCATCATTTTGTCATTGATACCGGCCCTGACTTTCGGCAGCAGATGTTGCGGGAAGGCATTACCCAACTCGACGCCGTACTCTTCACCCATCAGCACAAAGACCATACGGCGGGATTGGATGACGTACGGGCGTTTAATTTCCTCCAGCAGCGCGATATGCCCGTATATGGACGAGCGGAAGTATTGGATCAGATCCACCGCGAATTTGAGTATGTCTTTGCCGAGCACCGCTACCCGGGCATTCCGCGCCTTCAGCTCCACGAGATCACCGCCGCGCCCTTCGAGATCAAGGGCGTCACCTTCATTCCCATCGACGTGCTGCATCACAGACTGCCAGTGTTTGGCTTCAGGGTTGACAACTTTGCCTACGTCACCGACGTCAACCATATTTCCGAGGCGGAGCAGGCCAAACTGAAAGGATTGGATGTATTGGTATTGGGGGCGCTTCAGCGCGACCGACATATCTCACACTATTCATTGGACCAGGCGTTGGACATGGCAGAGCGGCTCAGCCCCAAGATGACTTACTTTACGCACATCAGTCATAAAATGGGTTGCCACGGAGCCGTAGACAAAGAACTGCCTTCGGGAGTTCGATTGGCCTACGACGGACTAAAGATCAAACTGTAG